A genomic region of Oncorhynchus mykiss isolate Arlee chromosome 2, USDA_OmykA_1.1, whole genome shotgun sequence contains the following coding sequences:
- the LOC110497803 gene encoding poly(U)-specific endoribonuclease-C, whose amino-acid sequence MYFVDCIYSVSGGGAELLLQSFKTTLNTAYLWTSKIVNYQKPTFGGSMALRSALLGCGLLVILLAVVFPPLDAASQAINQELSDLFNELWKLDVNRMKPGTDYTISVQGKAGYVSQGSNHARDHASSPLFSNVNENKLKTITTFSRFMKLLDNYERSTGVAEHVSREEVTENNLFLDAVLNTEVMKHAHRYLVSKGHSQSDLRTFKRQLYTIWFDLYYRSGSKDSCGFEHVFVGETKFGNEIAGFHNWVQFYLQEKSRNLDYKGYKARDHDIPDQDDHVLNLQFSWHGLVKPVGSAFVGASPEFEMALYTIIFLINTHRSTTVVVNIDECQLEVVVVRHGRSIGTAYPKLLSSNNRHL is encoded by the exons ATGTATTTTGTcgactgtatatacagtgtttcgGGTGGAGGGGCAGAGTTATTGTTGCAATCGTTCAAGACAACTTTGAACACAGCATACCTCTGGACCTCGAAAATTGTAAACTACCAAAAGCCTACATTTGGAGGTAGTATGGCACTACG GTCTGCTCTGCTAGGATGTGGATTGCTTGTCATTTTGCTGGCAGTGGTGTTCCCCCCTTTGGATGCAGCAAG TCAGGCAATAAACCAAGAGTTGTCAGACCTCTTCAATGAGCTCTGGAAGCTGGATGTGAACCGCATGAAGCCTGGGACTGACTATACGATCTCTGTGCAG GGCAAAGCTGGCTATGTCTCTCAAGGCAGTAACCATGCCAGGGACCATGCCTCATCGCCTCTCTTCTCCAATGTCAATGAGAACAAACTGAAGACCATTACTACCTTCTCCC GCTTCATGAAGCTCCTGGACAACTATGAGAGGTCAACAGGCGTGGCAGAGCATGTCAGCCGAGAAGAGGTCACAGAGAACAATCTCTTCCTGGATGCCGTTCTGAACACAGAGGTCATGAAG CATGCCCACAGGTATCTGGTTAGCAAGGGCCACTCCCAATCAGACCTGAGGACGTTCAAGCGTCAGCTGTACACCATCTGGTTCGACCTCTACTACAGAAGTGGAAG TAAGGACTCGTGCGGATTTGAGCATGTGTTTGTTGGAGAGACTAAATTCGGAAATGAGATTGCTGGTTTCCATAACTGGGTCCAGTTCTACCTGCAGGAGAAGAGCAGGAATTTGGACTACAAGGGATACAAAGCCAGGGACCATGACATA cctgaccaAGACGACCACGTCCTGAACCTCCAGTTCAGCTGGCACGGTTTGGTGAAGCCGGTGGGCAGTGCCTTCGTGGGGGCCAGTCCGGAGTTTGAGATGGCCCTGTACACCATCATCTTCCTCATCAACACACATCGGAGCACCACAGTGGTGGTCAACATTGACGAATGTCagctggaggtggtggtggtcagGCACGGGCGCTCCATTGGGACAGCCTACCCCAAACTGCTTAGCAGCAACAACAGACACCTGTAG